GAGTAGCACGATGGAACTTGGAGGGCACCGCATTCGGTTGACTTGAACTAGCCATGTTTTTCCAAGGGAGAATTGAGCACGTCTGATTGGATAACTAGAGCTGTCAACAGCAAACCCACATGAGAGGGCCGGGGGTATGCCactcgggaggaggaggatatGTGCGCAGGCCCGACAGCCCCGTCCACCGAACCTTACCGTGACGCGCACAGGGGGGGGTGTCGActgaaagaagaagattgagaagaaTACAAACAGTTGCCTACCTGAAAGATACAACAGCCCCGGAACGGCCGGAGTATGCATGCATCATCACAGTCGATCGCCTGTGGCGTGCATGCCATGGATGCAAAAAAATTGCCTTGCCTGGGCAGTGAAACGAACCCAGTCCCCAGAGCACGAGGACAAGTGTGTACAAGACGCGGTTGCGCGCGCGCACATGGCCACATGACTTGCCGCGTCGGCGTGGTGCTAGCTATGCTTGCCcacttccttccttccttcttccgcgggggtctctctctctctcggtcTCGGGCCCCGCCAAGGCGAAGAGGCACGGCGGTATCAGTCCATCCCCCCTGGCGTTGCTTTGCTTTGGCCTTTGGCGCGGCGCGATTCATTGATCCCTGATAAAAAGCAGAGGAGGCAGGGGACGCACTCACGCAGCCGCTCTCTCGCACGCGCACTCCTTACTCAAAGCAAAGCCGCAAGAGAGCCATGAACCGCCTGACGCCGGCGCACCACGGCAGGGCCGCGACGATGCACCCGCCGCAGCACCACCACGGCGGCCTGGCGCGCTACGGCTCCGCGCCGGGCGCCTTCCTCGCCGCGCTGGCCGACTCCGTCGTCGcctcgccgcccccgccgccggtcgTCAGCCggttcttctccggcggcggggagaCCTCGTCCGGGCTCGCCTCCTGCGAGTCCAGCTGCCACACGGACGGCAGGCTGCAGCGGGCCTACGGCGGGTCCGGCGAGATCATCCACCACGTGCCTCAGCCGCCTCCGCATCCCGCGCCGCAGTCAGGGCTCCTCCGGCACAGCAGCTCTCCCGCCGGGCTCCTCTCCCGCCTCATGGCCGACCCACACGGTACGTCGTTCCCCGCCGATCGCTCGTCTCTCTCCCGGCTTTTCTTCGCTTAGCGTATCGCGTGTCACCGCGCGCTCCCATTGGCTCCTATTTTTACTGCCTGCCTCTGTTCTGCTTCTAGCTCCTGTGCTTGGCTCATTCAAGTTTGAGTACTACCATCTTGCGAATTGCGATCTATGGTTGTTCATGCGCATGATGTCTCGTGAGTGATTTAGGAGGATCATGACGGCCAAATGGGGCGGATGATCTTATCTGTCCAATAAGCACTCCTCGCGAAACTGGTGGGAGCTGGCGAGTGACGGGAAGGGGCGGCGTGGAATAATCGCCGCGCGCCTTATTTTAATTAACGGATAGAAAAGTGCCCCACTCATCATCCTGTCCTCCATGTAAACTAAAAGTTAGCTAATTAACAGCACCTTATCTGCTGTCTCAGATGCAGCACTGCCATTGACTAGATATTTTACCCAAGTATAAACTTCATTGGCACTGTCACATACTACAATGCACTGAATCTGAACCTAGCAATCTGTAGAAAAGTACTGCACCCGTTCCCAAGTGGTGCATGCATTGTATCCGGCTGACGTGGCGTGAGCCTTCCTCGCTGGCATCAGCGAACCTGGACACACATGTCACCTCTGTTTTTTCTCCTCCAAGCTGAGGTGGGCACATGTCGATTCGTTTTAGGCTCAGTGCATGCATTGTATCTGGCTGACGTGGCGTGGTTCCGAAACCACGGATAAGGCGCTGCCCGGTATTTGCCAGATATCGTGCAGCGCTTCAGCAGCACTTAAGATCCTTGGACGCACCGCGCACGTACGTAGCCGCGCAAACCGTTAGCGAATCGCCAACTACAAGAGTGCGATACGCTTCTCTTGTAGAAATACAAGGCGTTTAATGTCCCAATGCACCACTGCACCTGCCCTGGCCCAGACCCCATAGCCCCGAGTATTTGCCTTGATCGATCGTGTCCATGATACTTCCTCTTGTGTTTCTAATGCAAATACGAACAGTCGCTGACAATTGGGCTCACTGTCTCACGCAATTGATCTTCTGATGCGCGGGCAGGCAACAATGGCGGGATGGGGAATATCGGGGGCTACACGCACTCGCAGGCGGCGGGCAACGTGGACGCGATGGCGCAGCACAGGAGGCTGAGCTCGCAGTGGAGCTTCTCCAGGCAGCAGCAGGACATGATCATGCCGCAGATCTCGGAGATGGGGATGGCCTTGGCCACCATGCCGGCCGACATCGGCGAGAGCATCGCCACCGGCGGCAACAGCTCCAGCGACGGGGCGGGCGGGAACGCGCAGTCGTCGTCctacggcggcggaggcctcTCCAGGAACTTCTCCATGAGCTCGTGGGACGACACCAACTCCATCATGTTCTCCTCTCCGGCTCGCAGCAGCAAGAAGGCCAAGGTCATGGTGGATCTGGACCACGCCGATGACGGCATGGTCACCAGCTTCAGCAACATCGACTCGCAGGTACAGGCAAATTACAATGTGCTGCTAAAATTCCACTGTTTGGTTGGTTAAATTTTTAGTGCCTGTAATTAACCGACTGCTTCCTGTTAGTAATGTTTCTCGTCCAATTCTTTTCAG
The Brachypodium distachyon strain Bd21 chromosome 2, Brachypodium_distachyon_v3.0, whole genome shotgun sequence genome window above contains:
- the LOC100844967 gene encoding transcription factor bHLH128, encoding MNRLTPAHHGRAATMHPPQHHHGGLARYGSAPGAFLAALADSVVASPPPPPVVSRFFSGGGETSSGLASCESSCHTDGRLQRAYGGSGEIIHHVPQPPPHPAPQSGLLRHSSSPAGLLSRLMADPHGNNGGMGNIGGYTHSQAAGNVDAMAQHRRLSSQWSFSRQQQDMIMPQISEMGMALATMPADIGESIATGGNSSSDGAGGNAQSSSYGGGGLSRNFSMSSWDDTNSIMFSSPARSSKKAKVMVDLDHADDGMVTSFSNIDSQFGVSSSSLEMPGMDDYLQLQQDSVACRVRAKRGCATHPRSIAERERRTRISKRLRKLQDLVPNMDKQTNTSDMLDIAVDYIKVLQDQIEKLKQDQGNCSCPGNQNC